In the genome of Myxococcus stipitatus, one region contains:
- a CDS encoding BamA/TamA family outer membrane protein, whose amino-acid sequence MTPLCTVVPLLGALLASTPPLPSEPEPPPPAPVESVEGKFSIVPFLLPAYQPETSFLLGGAASFVYQPPAGSGRRESQVLLAAAASVRGQFTLLLQPDVYFLEDRLNLTATLSGARFPDRFFGMGANTRSADEEDFTPIYLELELSPKWRVAPRLYVGPTLRLQNVRMTKLAEDGAVRSTPGADGGNTLQFGLTALYDSRDNTLNPTTGLLARLNLRTASGDWGSDYDFDLLRLDVRRYVSLPWGTRHVLALQGLVELRDGEVPFYDTGRLGGMELSRGYLEGRFRERQHLGAQVEYRAPLFWKFGGVVFASAATVAHSLKDLEARNIKPAGGLGLRFAPLSDVPVNIRLDVAYGNEPSFYLNVGEAF is encoded by the coding sequence ATGACACCCCTGTGCACCGTTGTCCCGCTGCTGGGCGCCCTGCTCGCCTCCACGCCTCCCCTGCCCTCCGAGCCCGAGCCTCCGCCGCCCGCGCCGGTGGAGTCCGTGGAGGGCAAGTTCAGCATCGTCCCCTTCCTGCTGCCCGCGTATCAGCCCGAGACGAGCTTCCTGTTGGGAGGCGCGGCCTCGTTCGTGTACCAGCCGCCCGCGGGCTCCGGACGCCGGGAGTCCCAGGTGCTGCTGGCCGCCGCGGCGAGCGTGCGCGGGCAATTCACGTTGCTGTTGCAGCCGGATGTCTACTTCCTGGAGGACCGTCTCAACCTGACGGCCACGTTGAGCGGGGCGCGGTTCCCGGACCGCTTCTTCGGCATGGGGGCCAACACGCGCTCGGCGGATGAGGAGGACTTCACGCCCATCTACCTGGAGCTGGAGTTGAGCCCCAAGTGGCGCGTCGCGCCTCGGCTGTACGTGGGGCCCACGCTGCGGCTGCAGAACGTGCGCATGACGAAGCTCGCCGAGGACGGCGCGGTGCGAAGCACGCCCGGGGCGGACGGGGGTAACACGCTCCAGTTCGGGCTGACGGCGCTGTATGACTCGCGCGACAACACGCTCAATCCCACGACGGGCCTGCTGGCGCGGCTCAACCTGCGCACGGCCAGCGGGGACTGGGGCTCGGACTACGACTTCGACCTGCTGCGGTTGGATGTGCGTCGCTACGTGTCACTGCCGTGGGGGACCCGGCATGTGCTCGCGTTGCAGGGGTTGGTGGAGCTGAGGGATGGGGAAGTGCCCTTCTACGACACGGGCCGGCTGGGGGGCATGGAGCTGAGCCGAGGGTATCTGGAGGGGCGGTTCCGCGAGCGGCAGCACCTGGGGGCGCAGGTGGAGTACCGGGCGCCGCTGTTCTGGAAGTTCGGTGGCGTGGTGTTCGCCTCGGCGGCGACGGTGGCGCACAGCCTGAAGGACCTGGAGGCGAGGAACATCAAGCCCGCGGGGGGACTGGGCCTGCGCTTCGCGCCGCTGTCGGACGTGCCGGTGAACATCCGGCTCGACGTGGCGTATGGCAACGAGCCCAGCTTCTACCTGAACGTGGGTGAGGCGTTCTGA
- a CDS encoding endopeptidase, with translation MRLASKWAACLALCSSALAWAFQPSQTTQLSSQAFFKPELYLPVSNVSLDEARQKLQGAGPSAWDDFFARNGKDFHVYLDPLTGSPTAIQGSIPLIPGTGVGNTVSLSTLQQQLGRSTGEVDEAVVADVFFKFLHDNQAALGVDLLQLGQPKVTRVTDVLWHVYVPQEVDGIPVRHGRLVATINHGNMVLVGTEAWSNVTASTRPTLSPEQALTSGGERFGLLESPATLWQEPTLELAPMARADAGFGQGYHHQLVWTYGFQNPGEQERWKVTVDAHTGEVLALEDDNHYLDATIKGGIYPLSNTEICPANTTCGTMQVDSPMPWANTGLAAPNNFTDGAGVFNYSSGNVTTTLAGKYVRVSDTCGSPSTSSGTGNINLGGTNGQHDCASGGGGAGNTPASRSAFYEINRIAELARGWLPSNTWLQGQLTANVNINSTCNAFWNGSTVNFYRSGGGCRNTGEIAAVFDHEWGHGMDDFDSGGALSNSSEAYADIASIYRLQASCVGYGFFATTDLGCGKTPDGTGYNQNEAQTGGAWCNARCSGVRDADYMAHVNQTPATPQNFVCSRCSSGTGPCGRQVHCAAAPVRQAAWDLVARDLQAAPFNYDSNTAYIIGNKVFYQGSGNVGSWHACNCSAGTSDGCGASHGYMQWLAADDDNGNLNDGTPHMTAIHAAFNRHGIACQTPAPTNSGCAAGPKTAPTATAAPSDGQVALSWNTVPNASEYWVMKTEGYAGCDFGKVRVATVSGSTYTDTEVANGRQYCYSVVPASTSACYGPAASCVCATAGGPCTPPGTATLSTPADGAANVALAPVLDWADVAGATSYEVQVATDAGFGTVVRSANALSSSTWSVTPALTANTQYYWRVRAVSGCGTSAYSAAFRFTTADTTCQPAAAPTLSTPSNGATGVALSPTLDWGDVTGATSYEVQVATDAGFGNVVRSANALSSSTWGVTPALTANTPYYWRARAVDSCGAGNYSAGFSFTTQSGGGGTCTTPPVAAYDSTLGAPACGTGCGCDTGTLVNSRGSQFLAAEPNTPNAVDGCPDGPFGFYHLDESIDRVVLRSVDGGPITPGKQVKVDVTVWCYDATDRLNLYYAPVSGFPTWSTLVTGLTCTGAGARTFSHTFTAGSTVGQHVLRAQFVEGSSPQASCTFGLYDDNDDVVFGVAAAVASGPVKSPPAQGRARATR, from the coding sequence ATGCGTCTAGCGTCGAAGTGGGCCGCCTGTCTCGCGCTGTGTAGCAGCGCGCTGGCGTGGGCTTTCCAGCCATCTCAAACCACCCAGTTGTCGAGCCAGGCGTTCTTCAAGCCGGAGCTGTACCTGCCCGTCTCCAATGTCTCGTTGGACGAAGCCCGCCAGAAGCTGCAGGGTGCGGGGCCGAGCGCGTGGGATGACTTCTTCGCCCGCAACGGGAAGGACTTTCACGTCTACCTGGACCCGCTCACGGGGTCACCCACCGCCATCCAGGGCTCCATTCCGCTCATCCCTGGCACGGGGGTGGGCAACACGGTGAGCCTGTCCACGCTGCAGCAGCAATTGGGCCGCTCCACGGGGGAGGTGGACGAGGCGGTCGTCGCGGACGTCTTCTTCAAGTTCCTCCACGACAACCAGGCCGCGCTCGGGGTGGACCTGCTCCAGTTGGGGCAGCCGAAGGTGACACGGGTCACGGACGTGCTCTGGCACGTGTACGTGCCGCAGGAGGTGGACGGCATCCCCGTGCGCCACGGCCGGCTGGTCGCGACCATCAACCACGGCAACATGGTGCTGGTGGGCACGGAGGCGTGGAGCAACGTCACCGCGTCCACGCGCCCCACGCTGAGCCCCGAGCAGGCGCTGACCTCGGGTGGTGAGCGCTTTGGCCTGCTCGAGTCACCCGCCACGCTGTGGCAGGAGCCCACGCTGGAGCTGGCCCCCATGGCTCGCGCGGACGCGGGCTTCGGGCAGGGCTACCACCACCAGCTGGTGTGGACGTACGGCTTCCAGAACCCCGGCGAGCAGGAGCGCTGGAAGGTGACGGTGGACGCGCACACCGGCGAGGTGCTCGCGCTGGAGGACGACAACCACTACCTGGACGCCACCATCAAGGGCGGCATCTACCCGCTGAGCAACACGGAGATCTGCCCGGCCAACACCACGTGCGGGACGATGCAGGTCGACTCGCCCATGCCCTGGGCCAACACGGGCCTGGCCGCGCCGAACAACTTCACGGACGGCGCCGGTGTCTTCAACTACAGCTCCGGCAACGTCACGACGACGCTGGCCGGCAAGTACGTGCGCGTGAGCGACACGTGCGGCTCGCCCAGCACCAGCTCGGGCACGGGCAACATCAACCTGGGCGGCACCAACGGTCAGCATGACTGCGCCTCGGGCGGTGGTGGGGCGGGCAACACGCCGGCCTCGCGCTCGGCCTTCTACGAAATCAACCGCATCGCGGAGCTGGCGCGCGGCTGGCTGCCGTCCAACACGTGGCTGCAAGGGCAGCTCACCGCGAACGTCAACATCAACAGCACGTGCAACGCCTTCTGGAACGGCTCCACCGTGAACTTCTATCGCAGCGGCGGTGGCTGCCGGAACACGGGCGAAATCGCCGCCGTGTTCGACCATGAGTGGGGCCACGGCATGGATGACTTCGACTCCGGCGGCGCGCTCAGCAACTCCAGCGAGGCGTACGCGGACATCGCGTCCATCTACCGGCTCCAGGCCTCGTGCGTGGGCTACGGCTTCTTCGCCACCACGGACCTGGGCTGCGGCAAGACGCCGGACGGCACGGGCTACAACCAGAACGAGGCGCAGACGGGCGGCGCGTGGTGCAACGCGCGGTGCTCCGGCGTGCGCGACGCGGACTACATGGCGCATGTGAACCAGACGCCCGCCACGCCGCAGAACTTCGTGTGCTCGCGCTGCTCCTCCGGCACCGGCCCGTGCGGCCGTCAGGTGCACTGCGCCGCGGCGCCCGTGCGTCAGGCCGCGTGGGACCTGGTGGCCCGCGACCTCCAGGCCGCGCCGTTCAACTACGACTCCAACACCGCGTACATCATCGGCAACAAGGTCTTCTACCAGGGCAGCGGCAACGTGGGCTCGTGGCACGCGTGCAACTGCTCGGCGGGCACGTCCGACGGCTGCGGCGCGAGCCATGGCTACATGCAGTGGCTGGCCGCGGATGACGACAACGGCAACCTGAACGACGGCACGCCGCACATGACGGCCATCCACGCCGCGTTCAACCGCCACGGCATCGCCTGCCAGACGCCCGCGCCCACCAACTCCGGCTGCGCCGCGGGTCCGAAGACGGCGCCCACCGCCACGGCCGCCCCCAGCGACGGCCAGGTGGCGCTGAGCTGGAACACGGTGCCCAACGCCAGCGAGTACTGGGTGATGAAGACGGAAGGGTACGCGGGCTGTGACTTCGGCAAGGTGCGCGTGGCCACCGTCTCCGGCTCCACGTACACGGACACCGAGGTCGCCAACGGCCGTCAGTACTGCTACTCCGTCGTCCCGGCCAGCACGAGCGCCTGCTACGGCCCGGCCGCCTCGTGTGTCTGCGCGACGGCGGGCGGCCCGTGCACGCCTCCTGGGACGGCCACGCTCTCCACCCCCGCGGATGGCGCGGCCAACGTGGCGCTGGCGCCGGTCCTCGACTGGGCGGACGTGGCGGGTGCCACCTCGTACGAGGTGCAGGTGGCGACGGACGCGGGCTTCGGCACCGTGGTCCGCTCGGCGAACGCGCTCTCCAGCAGCACGTGGAGCGTCACGCCCGCGCTGACGGCCAACACGCAGTACTACTGGCGCGTGCGCGCGGTGAGCGGCTGCGGCACCAGCGCGTACAGCGCGGCCTTCCGCTTCACCACCGCGGACACCACGTGCCAGCCGGCGGCGGCGCCCACGCTCTCCACCCCGTCCAACGGGGCGACGGGGGTGGCGCTCTCCCCGACGCTGGACTGGGGCGACGTGACGGGCGCCACCTCGTACGAGGTGCAGGTGGCGACGGACGCGGGCTTCGGCAACGTGGTGCGCTCGGCGAACGCGCTCTCCAGCAGCACGTGGGGCGTCACGCCCGCGCTGACGGCCAACACCCCGTACTACTGGCGTGCGCGCGCGGTGGACTCCTGCGGCGCGGGCAACTACAGCGCGGGGTTCAGCTTCACCACGCAGAGCGGTGGTGGTGGCACCTGCACCACGCCGCCGGTGGCCGCGTATGACAGCACGCTGGGCGCTCCCGCGTGTGGCACCGGCTGCGGCTGCGACACCGGCACGCTGGTCAACAGCCGCGGCAGCCAGTTCCTCGCGGCCGAGCCCAACACCCCGAACGCGGTGGATGGCTGCCCGGATGGTCCGTTCGGCTTCTACCACCTGGACGAGAGCATCGACCGCGTCGTGCTCCGCAGCGTGGACGGCGGCCCCATCACCCCGGGCAAGCAGGTCAAGGTGGACGTGACGGTGTGGTGCTACGACGCCACGGACCGCCTGAACCTGTACTACGCCCCCGTGTCGGGCTTCCCCACGTGGTCGACGCTCGTCACCGGCCTGACGTGCACGGGCGCCGGCGCGAGGACGTTCAGCCACACCTTCACCGCGGGCAGCACCGTGGGCCAGCACGTGCTCCGGGCGCAGTTCGTCGAGGGCTCCAGCCCTCAGGCCAGCTGCACCTTCGGCCTCTACGACGACAATGACGACGTCGTCTTCGGCGTGGCGGCCGCTGTCGCGTCGGGCCCCGTGAAGTCCCCGCCCGCCCAGGGCCGCGCGCGCGCCACGCGCTGA
- a CDS encoding methyltransferase, whose amino-acid sequence MQAIPAPAFLFNLCAGYFAPRCLHLVAQLGVADVLGNTPMSSEDLARATGAHADSLHRMMRMLSSTGVFERRGNGWAHTDYSEHLKVSHPHSLRSFVLMMGNDLNWNAAGALGVTLRTGETAAEVVSPGGLWPYLRAHPEDARIFDAAMISKSHMAIGAVLQGLDFTRYEHIADIAGGRGHILSAILDAAPRAQGTLFDLPDVVANSLAHPRMKKHPGDFFVGPLPRADAYLVSNILHDWLDPQAISILRHIREVAPAHAELLVLEMMLPEGPEPHPAVVMDLIMLSLAGGRERTQGQYDALFAEGGFKLDRIISTHSPYSILVGKVA is encoded by the coding sequence ATGCAAGCGATTCCAGCCCCGGCGTTTCTGTTCAACCTTTGCGCCGGATATTTCGCGCCCAGGTGTTTGCATCTCGTGGCGCAGCTGGGCGTGGCGGATGTCCTGGGGAACACACCCATGAGCTCCGAGGACCTGGCGCGGGCCACGGGCGCCCATGCGGACTCCCTCCACCGGATGATGCGGATGTTGTCCTCGACCGGGGTGTTCGAGCGGCGGGGCAACGGCTGGGCGCACACGGACTACTCCGAGCACCTGAAGGTGAGCCATCCCCACTCGCTCCGCTCCTTCGTGTTGATGATGGGCAATGACCTCAACTGGAACGCGGCGGGGGCGCTGGGTGTCACCCTCCGGACGGGGGAGACGGCGGCGGAGGTGGTGTCGCCTGGCGGGCTCTGGCCGTACCTGCGGGCGCACCCCGAGGATGCGCGCATCTTCGACGCGGCGATGATCAGCAAGTCCCACATGGCCATCGGCGCGGTGCTCCAGGGGCTGGACTTCACCCGCTACGAGCACATCGCGGACATCGCGGGAGGCCGAGGCCACATCCTCTCGGCGATTCTCGACGCCGCGCCTCGCGCGCAGGGCACGCTGTTCGACCTGCCGGACGTGGTGGCGAACTCGCTTGCGCACCCGCGCATGAAGAAGCACCCGGGGGACTTCTTCGTGGGGCCGCTGCCTCGCGCCGACGCGTACCTGGTGAGCAACATCCTCCACGACTGGCTGGACCCGCAGGCCATCTCCATCCTCCGGCACATCCGCGAGGTGGCGCCCGCCCACGCGGAGCTGCTGGTGCTGGAGATGATGCTGCCCGAGGGACCGGAGCCGCACCCCGCCGTGGTGATGGACCTCATCATGCTGTCGCTGGCGGGAGGCCGGGAGCGCACGCAGGGCCAGTACGACGCCCTGTTCGCCGAGGGCGGCTTCAAGCTGGACCGCATCATCTCCACCCACAGCCCCTACTCCATCCTGGTGGGCAAGGTCGCGTGA
- a CDS encoding PKD domain-containing protein — MSRLPRRLLVTALTLFTLPAWAQATNVALGKPSSASSVHANGYPTQYGHAKAFNGILNTEDRWASAVVPASTSPEWLEVDLQAIHRLDSLTLHSGRDTTVGQQMLDFELLHRAALTDTFQPIPGASITNNTQPAWTLTLAQPLETRYVRLQCKRAPTDGLCRVRELQAIGERLANQPPTANAGHDTGIVLPVQTTVQLQGSASDSDGTIATYQWEQVLGASTAVLTNANTPTVSISALTQGGLHVFRLTATDNGGRSASDTVSVMVHPGTVAPDARAGKLHVWSRGGTYDTAVFLPIDFGAIPGKKYPLVLSLHGRGGITLNADHTQVNSNPEGFIRQLIPGKPLINTYPAVVIAPNAPRIGAPLDSYFNAALTHALVLEAINLYSIDPDRVTMTGLSFGGAGVIDQMQQYRSTYAGGMPLAFTTPTATPLCALADFPIWAAGNRGDGTFNAWKWTNPTDGYTTIMRQCTNYTGELQVTVMDGNSHSGWDEFWSRPDAQTWLVSQVR, encoded by the coding sequence ATGTCCAGGCTCCCTCGGAGACTCCTCGTCACCGCGCTGACGCTGTTCACCCTCCCCGCGTGGGCGCAAGCCACCAACGTCGCGCTCGGCAAGCCGTCCTCCGCGTCCTCGGTACACGCCAACGGCTATCCCACGCAGTACGGCCATGCCAAGGCGTTCAACGGAATCCTCAACACCGAGGACCGCTGGGCCTCCGCCGTGGTCCCCGCGTCGACGAGCCCCGAGTGGCTGGAGGTCGACCTCCAGGCCATCCACCGCCTCGACAGCCTCACCCTGCACTCCGGCCGGGACACCACCGTCGGTCAGCAGATGCTCGACTTCGAGCTGCTCCACCGCGCCGCCCTCACGGACACCTTCCAGCCCATCCCCGGCGCATCCATCACCAACAACACCCAGCCGGCCTGGACGCTCACGCTCGCCCAGCCTCTCGAGACGCGCTACGTGCGCCTCCAATGCAAGCGCGCCCCCACCGACGGCCTGTGCCGCGTCCGTGAGCTGCAAGCCATTGGCGAGCGGCTCGCCAACCAGCCCCCCACCGCCAACGCGGGGCATGACACGGGCATCGTCCTCCCCGTCCAGACCACGGTCCAGCTCCAGGGCTCGGCCAGCGACAGCGACGGCACCATCGCCACCTATCAGTGGGAGCAGGTCCTCGGCGCCTCCACCGCCGTGCTGACCAACGCCAACACGCCCACCGTGAGCATCAGCGCGCTCACCCAGGGCGGCCTCCACGTCTTCCGCCTCACCGCCACCGACAACGGCGGCAGGTCCGCCTCGGACACCGTCAGCGTCATGGTGCATCCGGGCACCGTCGCGCCCGACGCACGCGCGGGCAAGCTGCACGTCTGGTCGCGCGGCGGCACCTACGACACGGCGGTGTTCCTCCCCATCGACTTCGGCGCGATTCCCGGGAAGAAGTACCCGCTCGTCCTCTCCCTCCATGGCCGAGGCGGAATCACGCTCAACGCGGACCACACCCAGGTGAACTCGAATCCCGAGGGCTTCATCCGCCAGCTCATCCCCGGCAAGCCGCTCATCAACACCTATCCCGCCGTCGTCATCGCGCCCAACGCGCCGCGCATCGGCGCGCCGCTGGACAGCTACTTCAACGCCGCCCTCACCCACGCCCTGGTGCTGGAGGCCATCAACCTCTACTCCATCGACCCCGACCGGGTGACCATGACGGGCCTGTCTTTTGGAGGCGCGGGGGTCATCGACCAGATGCAGCAGTACCGGAGCACCTACGCCGGCGGAATGCCCCTGGCGTTCACCACGCCCACCGCCACGCCACTCTGCGCATTGGCGGACTTCCCCATCTGGGCTGCGGGCAACCGGGGCGACGGGACGTTCAACGCGTGGAAGTGGACCAACCCCACCGACGGCTACACGACCATCATGCGCCAGTGCACCAACTACACCGGCGAGCTCCAGGTCACCGTGATGGACGGCAACTCCCACAGCGGCTGGGATGAGTTCTGGAGCCGCCCCGATGCGCAGACCTGGCTCGTGAGCCAGGTCCGCTAG
- a CDS encoding carbohydrate-binding protein — MMGRLGVLSLVACVASGCVDDRPGPMEEPPKLDCEDFGRYGPVGTTFTLPGPDANGELYVPDVQKRFPQVDWRTLDRLYIPAGRYTLINLGNLPDRSADRRLVITNLGGQVLIHPNAGSKQGYLWAMNGGSNWVLTGRYDPVSGTGHVDLPGHRCGEYATSRERYGILSDDIFLSGGHMGLGIGDAHSFEVEYLEITRAGFAGLRINRAAGSDGKVPPLNDIQLHDLYIHDTASEAIYFGSTQGAPTPLGSRVKVYNNRLVRTGTEALQIQNLGDGAEIHHNVFAFGAIDWRAAFAGYQDNNSQAQVRGGRIRFHHNVFVGGAGSLLNFFAQPEPGDAPLDVEFSDNYFADTLSLGLWFGGTTGTDARFLWARNAFRGLDFGYQAVYPTSRDPEVVLAKADTIKSPITLKENQWEGARKLFAGLTGGSGTAGTVTATGNVNGPVTPLTFVSTGLPEGTATRQLERWAARATLAPGTPEVTYAPGALVMHDGRLYRARAQNTNKVPPDNTALWEALPLPVDDLRTAPGTEWAQRGIGLLDVAK, encoded by the coding sequence ATGATGGGTCGCCTCGGTGTCTTGAGTCTCGTTGCTTGTGTCGCCTCGGGCTGTGTGGATGACAGGCCGGGGCCCATGGAGGAGCCCCCGAAGTTGGACTGTGAGGACTTCGGCCGGTATGGACCCGTGGGCACCACCTTCACGCTGCCGGGGCCGGACGCGAATGGCGAGCTGTACGTCCCGGACGTGCAGAAGCGCTTTCCCCAGGTGGACTGGCGCACGCTGGACCGGCTCTACATCCCCGCGGGCCGCTACACGCTCATCAACCTGGGCAACCTGCCGGACCGCTCGGCGGACCGACGGCTGGTCATCACCAACTTGGGGGGACAGGTCCTCATCCACCCCAACGCTGGGAGCAAGCAGGGGTATCTCTGGGCGATGAATGGGGGCTCGAACTGGGTCCTGACCGGACGGTATGACCCGGTCTCGGGCACGGGGCACGTGGACCTCCCCGGGCATCGCTGTGGCGAGTACGCCACGTCGCGCGAGCGCTACGGCATCCTGAGCGACGACATCTTCCTGAGCGGCGGCCACATGGGGCTGGGTATCGGGGACGCGCACAGCTTCGAGGTGGAGTACCTGGAAATCACCCGTGCGGGCTTTGCCGGCCTGCGCATCAACCGCGCGGCGGGGAGCGACGGCAAGGTGCCGCCCCTCAATGACATCCAGCTGCACGACCTCTACATCCACGACACGGCGAGCGAGGCCATCTACTTCGGGTCCACGCAGGGCGCGCCCACGCCGCTGGGCTCGCGGGTGAAGGTCTACAACAACCGGCTGGTGCGCACGGGGACGGAGGCGCTCCAAATCCAGAACCTGGGTGACGGCGCGGAAATCCACCACAACGTCTTCGCCTTCGGTGCCATCGACTGGCGCGCGGCCTTCGCGGGCTACCAGGACAACAACTCCCAGGCCCAGGTGCGCGGGGGCCGCATCCGCTTCCACCACAACGTCTTCGTGGGAGGCGCGGGCTCGCTGCTCAACTTCTTCGCGCAGCCGGAGCCGGGCGACGCGCCGCTGGACGTGGAGTTCTCGGACAACTACTTCGCGGACACGCTGTCGTTGGGCCTCTGGTTCGGAGGGACGACGGGGACGGATGCCCGGTTCCTCTGGGCGCGCAATGCCTTCCGCGGGCTCGACTTCGGCTATCAGGCTGTCTATCCGACGTCGAGAGACCCGGAGGTCGTCCTCGCCAAGGCGGACACCATCAAGTCCCCCATCACGCTGAAGGAGAACCAATGGGAAGGGGCTCGCAAGCTGTTCGCGGGGCTGACGGGTGGAAGCGGGACGGCGGGGACGGTGACGGCCACGGGCAACGTGAATGGCCCGGTGACGCCGCTGACGTTTGTCTCCACGGGGCTGCCGGAGGGGACCGCGACGCGTCAGCTCGAGCGGTGGGCGGCCCGCGCGACCCTGGCTCCCGGCACGCCCGAGGTGACGTATGCGCCGGGGGCGCTGGTGATGCACGACGGGCGGCTGTACCGGGCGCGGGCCCAGAACACGAACAAGGTGCCTCCGGACAACACGGCCCTGTGGGAGGCATTGCCTCTGCCAGTGGATGACCTGCGCACCGCGCCGGGCACCGAGTGGGCCCAGCGCGGCATCGGCTTGCTCGACGTCGCGAAGTAG
- a CDS encoding helix-turn-helix domain-containing protein, with amino-acid sequence MGTKEQDAQERILRATIICIERDGLDATGIREIAREAQVNSAAISYYFRSKEKLIAQALEATLDQAFGHVLLDFDKLVAEGMSIREAFETLLEDIAGNLGRYPRIAHAHFHDALVHQRYDGVAIQRLNAFLEELSRKLAPATTHLTEDKRRIALVQLWASVSLMSMAPRTFDQFILLDFRTLETRRTWVKQSLRLLFPA; translated from the coding sequence ATGGGAACGAAGGAGCAAGACGCCCAGGAGCGAATCCTCCGGGCCACCATCATCTGCATCGAGCGGGACGGCCTGGATGCGACGGGCATCCGGGAGATTGCCCGGGAGGCCCAGGTCAACAGCGCGGCCATCAGCTACTACTTCCGCAGCAAGGAGAAGCTGATTGCCCAGGCGCTGGAGGCCACGCTGGACCAGGCCTTCGGGCACGTGCTGCTGGACTTCGACAAGCTGGTCGCCGAAGGGATGTCCATTCGCGAGGCCTTCGAGACGCTACTCGAGGACATCGCGGGGAACCTGGGCCGCTACCCGCGCATCGCCCATGCGCACTTCCACGACGCGCTGGTGCACCAGCGCTACGACGGCGTGGCCATCCAGCGCCTCAACGCGTTCCTGGAGGAGCTGTCGCGCAAGCTCGCCCCGGCCACCACGCACCTGACGGAGGACAAGCGGCGCATCGCGCTCGTGCAGCTCTGGGCCTCCGTGTCGCTCATGTCGATGGCGCCGCGCACGTTCGACCAGTTCATCCTCCTGGACTTCCGCACGCTGGAGACGCGGCGCACGTGGGTGAAGCAGTCGCTGCGCCTGCTGTTTCCCGCATGA
- a CDS encoding alpha/beta hydrolase family protein gives MLAGAGLFVGGVAVTAGTRRVMQPESKEVQGLNPRTDAWYDLRLSGDGLMDNQLLWFLGHATHGQSDVGDVLETARRIQPGDEKSWFESWVKTATRVHQHATAAEAKGHRVTAGQAYARAANYYRAATMHYTNREDPALMEVTRAAASTFEKSNGLLGFDIQPMDIPYEGSSLPAYFVRSPYAKASAPVILLHQGLHAWPEETKWVWEGARRRGYHVLFFHGPGQGRALREKHLSFRPDWEKAVSPVVDAAERISGVDPRRILLMGLSFGGALAPRAVAFEQRVALCIANPGVLSWWEQHTEHFNRFLPGALSLLKSHPEAFDEAIQGLASRWPTADYWLKDVYWKHGARSPSELFRKLEEFTNEAIVERIRCPVLIMDGEAEDVSPGQSQKLYDALRGPKHLMTFTQAEAAPLHCQAASAALAEERLFDWLDENV, from the coding sequence GTGCTGGCGGGGGCGGGACTCTTCGTCGGAGGCGTGGCCGTCACGGCCGGCACGCGGAGGGTGATGCAGCCCGAGTCCAAGGAGGTGCAGGGCCTGAATCCCCGGACCGATGCCTGGTACGACCTGCGCCTGTCCGGGGACGGGCTGATGGACAACCAGCTGTTGTGGTTCCTGGGGCATGCGACGCATGGCCAGTCGGACGTGGGGGACGTGCTGGAGACGGCGCGTCGCATCCAGCCCGGGGATGAGAAGAGCTGGTTCGAGTCGTGGGTGAAGACGGCGACGCGGGTGCATCAGCACGCCACCGCCGCGGAGGCCAAGGGCCACCGGGTGACGGCGGGGCAGGCCTATGCACGCGCGGCCAACTACTACCGCGCCGCGACGATGCACTACACGAACCGGGAGGACCCCGCGCTGATGGAGGTGACACGGGCGGCGGCGTCCACCTTCGAGAAGTCCAACGGGCTCTTGGGCTTCGACATCCAGCCGATGGACATTCCTTATGAGGGCTCGAGCCTGCCGGCCTACTTCGTGCGCTCGCCCTACGCGAAGGCCAGCGCGCCCGTGATCCTGCTCCACCAGGGACTGCATGCCTGGCCGGAGGAGACGAAGTGGGTATGGGAGGGCGCGCGCCGGCGCGGCTACCACGTGCTGTTCTTCCATGGCCCGGGGCAGGGGCGGGCGCTGCGCGAGAAGCACCTGAGCTTCCGACCGGACTGGGAGAAGGCGGTGAGCCCGGTCGTGGACGCGGCCGAGCGCATCAGCGGAGTCGACCCTCGGCGCATCCTGTTGATGGGCCTGTCGTTTGGAGGAGCGCTGGCGCCTCGGGCGGTGGCGTTCGAGCAGCGGGTGGCGCTGTGCATCGCCAATCCAGGGGTGTTGAGCTGGTGGGAGCAGCACACCGAGCACTTCAATCGCTTCCTGCCGGGAGCGCTGTCGCTGTTGAAGTCCCATCCGGAGGCGTTCGACGAGGCCATCCAGGGGCTCGCCAGCCGTTGGCCCACGGCGGACTACTGGCTGAAGGACGTGTACTGGAAACATGGCGCGCGCTCACCCTCGGAGCTATTCCGCAAGCTGGAGGAGTTCACCAACGAGGCCATCGTGGAACGCATCCGCTGCCCGGTGCTCATCATGGATGGCGAGGCGGAGGACGTCTCCCCGGGCCAGTCGCAAAAGCTGTACGACGCGCTTCGCGGGCCCAAGCACCTGATGACCTTCACCCAGGCAGAGGCCGCGCCCCTGCACTGCCAGGCGGCCTCCGCCGCGCTCGCGGAAGAGCGGCTGTTCGACTGGCTCGACGAGAACGTGTAA